The Deinococcus apachensis DSM 19763 genome includes the window GTCGTGACCTGGTGAGCACACTCAAGGGGCCTGGCGCCTCAGCATGTGGAGTTCCTACTGGCTCGCCCCCATGAACGCCACGTTGAAGCCAGTACGCCGCGTCATCAGGGTCGGAAGTCAGTCACGAGGACAGAAGGTAAACGAAAGTGGCCCCCTTCCTGACGATGAAGCGCCTCCCCTGGCCCACCTTAGGGGTACAGATCGAACCCACTGGCGTTGAGCAGCTGCTCGAGGCGCTGCTTGGCCAATTGCATCTCCGCCGTGGTGGGCGCCTCGAAGTACACCTTGGTGGGACGACCCGGGCGGCTGCGGGCCAGGTTCCAGGTGACTTCCGAAGGCACTTCGTCGAATTGTCGGAGCGCCGCCTTGATGGCCTTTTCGGGAATACCGGCATGAATCGCCATGTCGTCTTTGATCACGCCCCACCGTAGCAAGAAAGGTTCAGCGCAAAAGGCTTCAGAGGATGGATGGTGCCCCTGAGGAATGGTCCTATCCTGTCCCCACGAACTCCCCGTCGAGCCAGTAGGCCGCGTCCTCCCCGTCGCCGCCCTGCCATGCCAGCCGCTCCTGCCACAGGTGCAGGGCCTCGGCGCGCGCCTCCCCGTGGCAGCCCAGGTAGTCGGCCAAGACATTGCGTTCGGCGGGCGCAAGCCCGGAGGAAGGGCCGCCCCGGTCTTCCTGATAGGCGTCGTCGAGCAGGTCCACGAGTTCGGCGGGAGTGAGATCGGCGGGGCGCATGGGGGGAGGGTAGCGTGCCCTCCGCTGACCATCAGGCGTTGACCTCCTGGGCAGCAGCACCCTCAGGTCGCGTGTTCACCGCCCGGCTTGCTGTGCCGACCATGTGACCGGACTGGGAAGCGACGCAGCGCGACGGCAAGGACGGCCACCGGGACGAAGGTGGTGACAGCCAGCAGCCGCTGCATCAACCCGGGATACGTCTGCGTTGGGCCGGGGTACAACCCGGTGAACATTGCGAAGAGCACCAGGTAGCCCGCGAGGTTGATCAGCAGGTACACCCGAACCCCACGTGAGAGCAGCCTCCACGTGGCGAGGGGGAGCAGCACCGGGAGGATGAGCGAGGCGACGGTGAATGGATTGCGGCCATGCAGGGGGTCCGGCAGAGGGTGCAGCCAGGCCCAGAAGTTCATCGCGCCTGTCAAGGCCAGGGCGAGCGTGACCAACGCCACCAGCACCACCGGGACCCGGCGGGACAACTGCAGCGCGAACCAGGCGGCGGTCACGATGGTCACCAGGGCGCCGAGCAGGGCTCCCGTGTTGGCGATGCCGGGCACGTTGGAGTGGTCTGAGCCCAGGTCACTCGCGGTCGTTCGAAGGAAATCAAAGCCTGGGAAGGAGGGGGCGGCGAGCACCTGTGAGCCGAAGTACAGGACGGGAACCAGGAGCCCGGCCACCCACAGG containing:
- a CDS encoding DUF998 domain-containing protein, yielding MTAAHVRPLPLLWVAGLLVPVLYFGSQVLAAPSFPGFDFLRTTASDLGSDHSNVPGIANTGALLGALVTIVTAAWFALQLSRRVPVVLVALVTLALALTGAMNFWAWLHPLPDPLHGRNPFTVASLILPVLLPLATWRLLSRGVRVYLLINLAGYLVLFAMFTGLYPGPTQTYPGLMQRLLAVTTFVPVAVLAVALRRFPVRSHGRHSKPGGEHAT